The following coding sequences lie in one Eschrichtius robustus isolate mEscRob2 chromosome 10, mEscRob2.pri, whole genome shotgun sequence genomic window:
- the CDCA2 gene encoding cell division cycle-associated protein 2 isoform X5, with protein MTDCPEFSETEGEFKTTASTKKESLGECQQCEFPANLSSKRQRTSSPSSSDGNLTDAFGLQIHNVAAFPNTDRQCAVETSANLSEKSSESGLNLQSRCLVGEYPLLSELTEASSGIQVADSVEGERSSDAVSVDKFTEVSIDMAPEAGSLVTPLCQRDIPSSETFVLRSVLKKPSAKLCLDSLQERRDNLCDGGTHPNLILNLANCCKERKAEGQENCKVPDSLSMRKRKRVTFGEDLSPEVFDESLPANTPLRKGETPVCKKDLSTLSPLLLEQSPAPEGLLQPNFDDKGENLENIEPLQVSLAGLSPLSKSSISETLSGTDTFASSNNHEKIASCKVGRATRTSNRRSQLISFSEESVCNLFNTEAQPCKEKKINRRKSQESKRADRALPRKNQVLKSCRRKKAKGKKKSVQKSLYGERDIASKKPLLSPIPELPEVSEMPLVPSIWRMCSDDFNSNGELEEVKLPKRNNILPQNPEDWQMIRGFNKYDVSEFCNSDVKSSSSLINATFEQGSNTSTIETNENKNIPKAAIKLESENELKTGTENENSHISCPSVTETPIVSDNPKPDFTMQSQELSAAGQNMENLFQIFKISEDINIKCENQDDFLVVPEGKLQTKHLMPDSQKECDCSEDVLVDHMKESKSQGEDLGRNSIASSRGVSYRERKYRRQSVACSDGQSLHLEKTENPKLSYSVSSPVEISLENSQLYKDLSDSIEQTFQRTKSETKVRRSTRLQKGLESEEGLVWISLPLPPASGISQRTKRRTIGTFDSRRFENGSSRQKPCVLPSTSGEESSEGFAAAAASLPAKRRKSFCTSTLADPKNTTQSRGYKRTTFLNQKEALQVTSRESDVSAN; from the exons ATGACTGACTGTCCTGAATTCTCAGAGACGGAAGGAGAGTTCAAGACCACAGCCTCGA CCAAAAAGGAGAGTCTTGGTGAATGTCAACAGTGTGAGTTCCCTGCAAACTTGTCATCCAAGCGACAGAGAACATCCTCTCCAAGCAGCTCTGATGGAAATCTAACTGATGCCTTTGGTCTCCAGATACACAATGTTGCTGCTTTTCCCAATACAGATAGACAGTGTGCTGTTGAAACTTCTGCAAATCTCTCTGAG aaaTCTTCTGAATCTGGTTTAAATCTACAGTCTAGATGTTTAGTTGGAGAGTATCCTCTACTTTCAGAGCTCACAGAGGCTTCAAGtg GAATCCAGGTTGCTGACTCTGTAGAGGGCGAAAGATCCAGCGATGCCGTTTCAGTTGACAAATTTACAGAAGTGAGTATAGACATGGCTCCTGAAGCCGGGTCACTGGTTACTCCACTGTGCCAGAGGGACATTCCATCCTCTGAGACCTTTGTACTTCGTTCTGTGCTGAAGAAACCTTCTGCAAAGCTGTGTCTAGACAGCCTGCAG gaaCGCCGTGACAACCTCTGTGATGGTGGGACTCATCCAAACTTAATCTTAAATCTTGCAAACTGTTGCAAAGAACGAAAAGCAG AAGGTCAAGAAAATTGTAAAGTACCAGACTCTCTAAgtatgaggaagaggaagagagttaCTTTCGGAGAGGACCTAAGCCCTGAAGTGTTTGATGAATCTTTGCCAGCAAACACTCCGTTGCGTAAAGGAGAAACACCGGTTTGTAAAAAGGATTTAAGTACCCTCAGTCCCCTGCTACTTGAACAGTCCCCAGCTCCTGAGGGGTTACTTCAACcaaattttgatgacaagggaGAGAATCTT GAAAACATAGAACCTCTTCAGGTATCACTTGCAGGTCTCAGTCCTCTTAGTAAGTCTTCAATCTCTGAGACTCTTTCAG GCACTGATACCTTTGCCTCTTCAAATAACCACGAGAAAATAGCCTCCTGTAAAGTTGGTAGAGCAACGCGGACCTCTAACAGAAGAAGT cagtTGATCAGTTTTTCAGAAGAGAGTGTTTGCAACTTATTTAATACAGAAGCTCAGCcttgtaaagaaaagaaaattaataggaGGAAGTCTCAAGAAAGCAAGCGCGCAGACAGAGCACTTCCTAGAAAGAATCAG GttttaaaaagttgcagaaggaagaaagcaaagggaaagaaaaaaagtgttcaGAAGTCTTTATATGGGGAAAGAGACATTGCGTCTAAGAAGCCACTCCTGAGCCCTATTCCTGAGCTGCCCGAGGTATCTGAGATGCCGCTGGTTCCAAGCATCTGGAGGATGTGTTCAG ATGATTTCAACTCAAATGGTGAACTTGAAGAAGTGAAGCTTCCGAAGAGAAATAACATTTTGCCTCAGAACCCAGAGGATTGGCAGATGATTCGAGGCTTTAATAAATACGATGTGTCTGAATTCTGCAACTCTGACGTGAAAAGTTCCTCGTCACTTATTAATGCTACTTTTGAGCAAGGTTCAAATACAAGTACTATAGaaactaatgaaaacaaaaatattccaaAAGCAGCAATTAAGTTGGAAAGTGAAAACGAACTAAAAACTGGGACTGAGAATGAAAACAGCCATATttcttgtccttctgtgactgaaaCACCCATTGTATCAGACAATCCAAAACCTGATTTTACCATGCAGTCCCAAGAACTTTCTGCTGCTGGTCAAAATATGGAAAACCTTTTTCAAATCTTTAAAATCTCAGAAGATATAAACATCAAATGTGAAAACCAGGATGACTTCTTAGTTGTCCCAGAAGGAAAACTGCAGACCAAGCATTTAATGCCCGACTCACAAAAAGAATGTGATTGTTCAGAAGATGTCTTAGTTGACCAcatgaaagaaagtaaaagtcAAGGTGAGGATTTGGGAAGAAACTCCATAGCAAGTAGTCGTGGTGTGAGTTACAGAGAAAGGAAATACAGAAGACAGTCCGTGGCTTGTTCTGATGGGCAAAGTTTACATTTGGAAAAAACCGAGAATCCCAAACTTTCCTACAGCGTGAGCAGCCCTGTAGAAATTAGTTTAGAAAATTCCCAACTGTATAAAGACTTATCTGACTCCATTGAGCAAACCTTTCAGAGAACAAAGAGTGAAACCAAAGTAAGACGCAGCACAAGGCTACAAAAAGGTTTGGAAAGTGAAGAAGGGCTTGTGTGGATTTCACTTCCATTGCCTCCCGCTTCTGGCATTTCCCAAAGAACCAAGAGGAGAACAATAGGTACCTTTGACAGCAGAAGATTTGAGAACGGGTCCTCCAGGCAAAAACCTTGTGTGCTGCCCTCCACATCAGGTGAAGAAAGCAGTGAGggctttgctgctgctgctgccagctTACCTGCGAAGAGAAGGAAGAGCTTTTGTACATCTACACTTGCAGATCCTAAAAATACCACCCAGTCGAGAGGCTACAAAAGAACCACCTTTCTCAACCAGAAGGAAGCTCTCCAAGTGACTTCGAGAGAATCGGACGTATCAGCGAACTAA